Part of the Benincasa hispida cultivar B227 chromosome 11, ASM972705v1, whole genome shotgun sequence genome, CATAGGTAATAATTATTTCACCCAAACCAGATTCCCAGATATAGCATTCCCGGCCTGCTGTCTCTTCCACTGAATGAAAACCTCAAATCATCAAAAGATGATATATTGGTAGGATATTATAACAAGTTGAAGCTTAAGTTCTACTTTAGAACTTAGGTTTGATGACAACGATGGGTTGCAGGTTACTGCCCAGAGCTAAACATAATTGAGACAAATGAAACATCCAGCCATAATCAATTTGGTCGTAATTCATATTGGGGCTAGCTTCACATTCTTCCTTGATATCATATTATCACTTTACCAACAGTTGCTGAAAAGGCTACAACTTGAGATGGTCACCATCTTAAAATTCCATAATCTGTTGACGCTTGccagaattgtttttcataattaattGTGCCCGTGTTGATAGCATCTTTAAATCATCTAAGTTTGCATCGTGCTGTCATATATATGATCAATTGTAGAAAAAGAGGAAGCTGCCTGTTCATAATGAACCAACAAGGGTGGGAGTCTGCCATCGACACTTGAAAAAAGAGTTTATTTTGTAGATGCATGGGAGGTGTTAAACCCATGCAACCCACCTAGCCTAACTGTTTGGTTCAGTAGACACAAAACAGTGGAAATAGGTTTCCCAAGCAACTATAGAGTATTTACTACCTCCAAAGGTCCATTTATCTGTTGGTGGCACGTTGCACATTAGCCTAATGGCATTGCCCTGAGAGTTTTAAAAATCTCCTCCACAATGTTCTCATGAAcaccttctcttttttttcttttttaaaaaaaaaacaaaaaaaaaaacagattttGGATCCATGCTTGAATGTTGCCTTATAAACTCCTTAGCAAAGACAAAAGCCTTTTCAGTAACTCTTGGTGAGAAACAAGAAAATTCAGTCGTATGAACCACTGCTTGAATGTTGCCTTAACCTTCTGATTTAGGCAATCCCTCAATGAGATATATAGCCAAAGCTCCAGAACAGGCTGGGGTTGTAAGTTTGTAACAAACGCATGAGAGATACAGCTAATTTTGGTAAACATACACTCCCAGTAGATATCAATTGTGAATCTTCTGTAAGCTTTCATCTCTCCCAAGCACCCTTACTAAGCTGGAATGATAATTTTGGTAAACTCAGTCTTCCTCTGAACCATAAGTGATCTCCTTACCCCATGTGTAGATAAAGGCTCAGCACCTTTAAAATTCACTTGTTCCCTTGGGAAAGAAAAAAGTGATTCTCACTAACACTTCAGATAATCCTTGCAGACCATTGAATTGTGAATCCACTACCTAATTTAACTAACTAGATTGAAAAGAACTATAAATATGGCACCCTGGGTGAAGGTAGTCCAACAAGGTACCCCTTTTTCCGATCAAATTTTTAAGACAACAGTACGAGAATTGTGGATGTACAATTCTTTTTATAATCTTAATGTTTTATGCAGATGGTGAACTTAGAATAACCTAATTTCCCATAGCAGATAGAAAAGCTTACAATTTGAACAGTCTCATGAGCTTGCTGTGATCTCCCAGCCTCAGAGTAATCTTCAGCCATTTTTCCTCTAGAAACAGATGGTTGCTGCGgaaaatatcaatattttttaataaaaacatcaCTGCAGAAGCAGTTTCAATTTCCTCGTATCTATCTTGGTTAAAAAATGCATACATCCAGGATAGGGAGAATCAAGATTCAAAAGCACCATTCGAGTTTACTAGTTGGGTCAAGTTCATACATAAAGTAGGAAATTGTCTTAGATCCAACTCATTTAACATAAAAAACTCAATGCCTCTCTTGTGGATCAggttgacattttttaaatgcTTCCTATAAAACCACTAATGATGCTTTTTCTGTCAATTTTTATAACTCTTAAACCACTcactcataaaaaaaataaaaataaataaaaagttcaaATCTTTTAGTTGGTCAAATGCacctttttcttatttaaatattggtgAGTGTTCAAGACGACTTGCATATATATGAACCATTCTCATAGGACAACCATCTACCTAAACttgtaggatattaaatcctaaGTAGGTAATCACTTTAGCTTGAATTGATTATCTTTGAGTCCTTCATGAGGCAACCATCTATATTCGGTAGTTAAGGGAGCTTATAagatattaaatcctaggtaGGTAACCACCATGACTTGAACTCATTCCCTCTAAGCCCTTACTATTTGACCACTAGGCCAATCCATAGTGATACCTAATGAAGCACATACATCTATTATATGTAAAGTATCTCAGACACACTCTGAATGACACACCAAATTACGTATCcattattttttctttgaataaaaaTGGACACAAGCTGGACATGTTGGAATAAAGTTTGAACCAGAAAATATCCCAAACCATTTACTTTTACTAATTATAAAGTCCCATCAAATTCgaatttttttaaccaaaaaaaaaaattaaaaattaaaaggacaAAAAAAAGGAACTTAACTAGCCTTCCCTTCCCTTCTATATATGATTCACAAAGAAGAGAAAGGACAGACTTGTTCGACACCCGCATTCACTTGCCTATAGAATTGGCTACTAGTCCTATTCACCCCCGACCCTAACCTCATGGGTTATGTttgtattttacatttttattttcccTAACTTCCTATAAGGTAAACTAAAGTAGAAGTATTTTCGACTAAATTAGCATCAAATTGTTTGACTTCCTAACATTACCATTCAACTAAAACTACGTATAGTGGAGTACATATACTTTCtaatgttaaatttataatatatccttaaaaatataataaaagccACATATCCCCCAACCTATCTGTGACCTAGATGACTAGATTTATAGAATTTGATGTGTCGTTGTGTCCTATAACTACTATATTGTGCATCTTAGGCGATCACCCAAACAAACCCTCTACCACCCCTTAAAATTATAACCAAACACTACGAATTTTTAGAAAAGCACTTTTAATCATCAACAAGATGGAAAAAGACAATCAAACACACTTACATGGCTCAAAGAAGCAGGTATGGCTCCAAAGCCATGATCCAAAATAGTTTCTTGCTTTGGAGAATCTGCTGAAACCCAATTGGCACCTACAAACCCCTGAAGAACACAAAATTATAACCAAACACTACCAATTTTAGGAAAGCACTTTTAGAAatcaataaatacaaaaaaaaaaaaaaaaaaaaaaaaaaaaaaaagtcaaacacATTTACATGGCTCGAAGCAGGTACGGCTTCAAAGCCATGATCCCAGATAATTTCTTGCTTTGGAGATTCTGCTGAGACCCTGGCACCTACATACGCCTGAAGAACACAAAATGAATGTAGTAAGAGATAGCCAGACCAAATCAAACAATTCAAACCTACTTATAGAAATAGTCACCAATCCATTGCATTGattcttcttttctctcaccCCAACCACCCTCAAAAAAGGTTTAGATAAACAAATTTCCTTGAGAGCAATGAAAGGAAACAAGCAGAGACCACACAAAATTGAGAGAAGCAACTTTCATTAGGAGGAATGCAAGGAAACAAATAGAGAGGACCATAGAACATTAGAAGATGCACCTTCTTTTCATCAATAACAAGACATTTCAGTAGAAAACTAGAATATACAGAAAAGCGGCAGAAAGTGAACCCCACAGCTAATGAGATTACAAGAAGATCtccaaattgataaaaatatcgaTAGAGAGAAATTGGAAGTCACCATCTACAGTTCAAGTCACAAACTCAAGCAAACAAACAAGagtaaaaaacaacaaaatctgCACACTTGGGTATaggaagtgaaaaaaaaaaagtgtaccCTTTTCCCAATCAAATTTGAAGATAACAAACAACAGCCACGTGAATCCTGGGCATACCTTTGACCTTTCTTTCTATAATCATAGTGGCTCATAAAAACTTACATATTCAGGATTCTCAGGGACTTGTTCTTGTCTCTTAGTTTTGGGGTATTCTTCAGCCATTTTTCCTCTAGGAGCAAATGGTTGctgagaaaaatataaatatgtttcaAGCAAAAGTATCACTAGCAGAATTTTCAACCCCGACCTCTATGACATTACAATATACAATTCGTTCAACAATATTGGGAAACCAAAAAGAAGTGTCACCATTCAAGTTTATTAATCATGtcaatttcataaataaacCAAGAAAGATTCTTATATCAAACTCATTTAACAAAAACATTTAATGCCTTCAGATACACAAGCAATGGATTATATTTCTATTAAGAAAAAAGCACAGTAGaatagttaaaataatttaatattttagaacaaaaaatgCATTGTTTCAAACCTCATAAGGGCAAGCAAGTAGTTTTCCAAATAGATCCTTTGTCACATTGGCAGCACTTATAGAGTAGGTGGCACTCTGAAGTCCGTGTGACGCAAGATACAGCTCTGCTTCTTTAGATAGGTGATACCCTTTGTAGATCGTTGCATTAGGATCAAATATCTAGTAAGATGGAGAAAAAGTAACATCAACCACATATACCGAAGCAAGTGAATAAGTTTAacaacatttttcttttcctctctaCATTAGAAGGAGAAGTGAGTCCCTATCTGTTGCCAATCTGCGCACTATGTCCAAGTACAACATGATGTTGGAAGAGAAATGGGGTTGGGGGCATGGTATATAATCCAGGGACAGAGGGGTTCCTAAATCCAAGATCCAAGACCTCTACTCATGTTACAGTGCTATAACAAATTTGAGATGTTTAACTTTAGGCCCTTGAAAGACAGATCAAATACAACTATGAGTAGCATTCATTGATTCCTATTAGTCCAACAAGGTCACTAACTTCACTTAATATATCACACCAAAATCTGAAATGTACCCTGATTTTCTTATAGCCCAACAGACTCTcaattaaaattacatattatGTGGACAGTGACAGTGTCCATAATCAGCAGCAACACCAACAGATAAGAAAGATCACAAAATCACCTGCaggaaaaaaaaggacaaaTATTCTAAACTCcacttaatgtgtgattaagttaGTTTCCTAGATGATTTTGAAGGGCTAAGagtttgtttttttaagaaaaaacaaaaaaaaaattgagttttggtAACAAATAAAAACCTCTTCTGAAATAATCAAATTGACTGACTGAAAATCAATCTAGATTCACTTTAGGGTAACTTGACATGTGTAGAATCATTTACAAATGCTTACTATTAAAATCAACTTTAAGAAAATGTAACCAAAACCACTTATctaaatatgttaaaaaaaaaaaaattaaaaatgtttaacttGAATCTCGTCCTTAATTTCGTTAAAACCAAAGACTTCAAAGCAACCAACTGCATAATTTACCAAAAGGGATAAACCCCAAAAACATGCGCCTGTTGGTTTTATGGAATTGGAGAGGAAAGAAAAAACAACCCCAGATACAGCACATATGTATACAGACAagtaaaaggaaaaggaaaataaaagtaTGAGCACTCACAAGGCGTCCAGCTTGAGCCTTCAACTCCTTCAAACTCCTGTAGAATCCAAAAACATCCCCTTTCTGTACAACGTAATAGGCATCTTTATCCCCCTCCATCTTCAATAAATGACATCCAACATTCAAATGTCACAAACAAACAAGTCCATCATCAATACCCAGAATACAAATAAGTGAAACAGAGCACTGAGAAATATGTTGAATTGTAGCTTCTTGATCGTGGCGTAGAACTAGAAGATGATAGAACCTAGAGAACAGTAAGAAAATAATAGAGGCAAGGAAGAAGATTGCGCATTGCGAAGAAGTGGAAGGAGCGGCAATGGTGGAGAAATTGTGCAGAAGtttggtggggtgatcagtaaACTTGTTTGCAGTGATAGTGAGCGTGAGATAGAGCAAATGAGAAATGTGTGAAACTGTAAAACTTGTGATGGAAGCTAATGGAATAAATTCCCATTTGCCCTTCCCTGAAAATTTTAGGTTTGCCACTTAGAGTTGGTTATTAGAGTAGTGAATAAAATagtaaagcaattaaaaaaatgataaaaatatccTACTAAGAACGGTAGCAAATAGAAAATACGGTAACAAACAAGAGTTTGAAATAGTGTCAAtcataattaattgaaaattttaaaatagtattcACTACTGTAAAAGagggttattatagtcttatcCCAAATGTCACCTTTGTGATTAGGTACATCATTAGAGTAGTTTTGAAAGGATGAAaatcaatttatcatttttaaaatcacttgaaaaatgttttttccttcaaagtcAATTTTAATATCATAAGATATATACTATCGCCagtaaaattaaatacttaattGATTTTGAGCGACTATGTGTGTTTTATAGTGAttttaatcatttcaaaatCGCTCTCAAACatgtatttaatttcattaaaaaacaaacaaaaaatttctcctCTCTCATTGGTTTTCATCCTAGGTTTTGAAATTGTAATCCACACCGTCCTTTCATCTCAAAACACGTCGAAACTAACATCGGACATGTCATCCATATTTCGTTTATgtgtttgtatgtttttttaattcatttggATTGATCAGGCCAATTTATGACTTAGTATGACTTAGTGCTGAATTACTTTTGGTTGATTGAATGCAAAAAGAAACGACTGAAACAAAGAGAAGAAACAATAGCTATAAATTAGAACAAGAAACGAGAACTAACCAAAGGG contains:
- the LOC120092011 gene encoding uncharacterized protein LOC120092011 isoform X2, producing MEGDKDAYYVVQKGDVFGFYRSLKELKAQAGRLIFDPNATIYKGYHLSKEAELYLASHGLQSATYSISAANVTKDLFGKLLACPYEQPFAPRGKMAEEYPKTKRQEQVPENPEYAYVGARVSAESPKQEIIWDHGFEAVPASSHGFVGANWVSADSPKQETILDHGFGAIPASLSHQPSVSRGKMAEDYSEAGRSQQAHETVQIVLELFYVLMTDLRLVCRLQEGVGVATNNVAEYRAVILGLKHALKIGIKHICVQGDSKLVCMQVQGLWKLKNQNMANLCKVAKELKDKFVSFEISHIPREQNSDADDLANRAIHLRDGVVVEDCKHK
- the LOC120092011 gene encoding uncharacterized protein LOC120092011 isoform X1, with amino-acid sequence MEGDKDAYYVVQKGDVFGFYRSLKELKAQAGRLIFDPNATIYKGYHLSKEAELYLASHGLQSATYSISAANVTKDLFGKLLACPYEQPFAPRGKMAEEYPKTKRQEQVPENPEYAYVGARVSAESPKQEIIWDHGFEAVPASSHGFVGANWVSADSPKQETILDHGFGAIPASLSHQPSVSRGKMAEDYSEAGRSQQAHETVQITYFLEFDGASKGNPGLAGAGAVLRANDGSTVCRLQEGVGVATNNVAEYRAVILGLKHALKIGIKHICVQGDSKLVCMQVQGLWKLKNQNMANLCKVAKELKDKFVSFEISHIPREQNSDADDLANRAIHLRDGVVVEDCKHK
- the LOC120092011 gene encoding uncharacterized protein LOC120092011 isoform X3, with the protein product MEGDKDAYYVVQKGDVFGFYRSLKELKAQAGRLIFDPNATIYKGYHLSKEAELYLASHGLQSATYSISAANVTKDLFGKLLACPYEAYVGARVSAESPKQEIIWDHGFEAVPASSHGFVGANWVSADSPKQETILDHGFGAIPASLSHQPSVSRGKMAEDYSEAGRSQQAHETVQITYFLEFDGASKGNPGLAGAGAVLRANDGSTVCRLQEGVGVATNNVAEYRAVILGLKHALKIGIKHICVQGDSKLVCMQVQGLWKLKNQNMANLCKVAKELKDKFVSFEISHIPREQNSDADDLANRAIHLRDGVVVEDCKHK